The Cryptococcus neoformans var. grubii H99 chromosome 10, complete sequence genome segment CCTTGGGCTTGGTTGGGGGAAACGGGCGAGCTGACATTGATCGGGTCTGAACGAGAGGTGACGCCTTAGGTCGTGAAGTGCTCCTCGTTGATGTTAAAGTGCTGTAACTCCTTTTTTGCCCAGAAGCGAAAGGTCCATTCTTATTGGACTGCCACATCAACACATCGTCATTCTGCTTTTCCTTGGATACTTCAGCTCTGGGAATCTTAATGCCCAACATTTCCAATTCCTTCAGCTCGTCAACCTCTACCGCCTCCATAGCTTTCTCAagttccatctcttcctccaagctTGCTGATAAGAGTTCGCTGATAATTACATCCGCATCCTCACTGTTTCCAGACTTTGCAAGTCGTCTGACACCGCGGGTTCGAATTACAGGTTTGCCTTTGGAAGTGTGGGGGAAGAGATCACCCCAAGAAGATTTACGAGCGTCATGGTAGCTTTGCTTAGAATGAGACTTGGTATAGGTAAGACGTTGTATGTTACCTGAGATACGTCAATCGTTGGACATTAGATATCACGACGTTGCAACTCACCATCAGGGCAACAAGTATCCATGGTGACATgtcccttcctcttcatcggcGGAGCAACCATTCTCGGCCAGCTATACGCCTCCTTTCTTAAGCTCTCTTCCAATCCATCCGAGTTAACGGATGGCAACACCCCTTCGAAATATTTCTCCATACCAGGCTCCATCTCATGGAGGTGCACAACTTCCATTACTGCTTCGTGACCTTCAACTTCTTGGATGATCGATCGGCCTTGAGACTTGATCAAAGCCTTTTCAGCGGCTTCCCGTCccactttccccatccttccagcAACTTTCATATTCTCATCTACGGTGCCAACGGACGGACGCTCACCCTTGGCGATCACTAAGTAGCAGTaacccttctcctcctctcctctaGTTGAGTGTTTAGTTTTTCTCAGGAACGAAGGCCTTTGAAGTCTCTGACTATAGCCACAAACATCCTTGGTTCCGACCAATGGGCACTTCCCGTCGTGAGGACAGGGAGCTACCACGTGAAGAGGGTTTTCAGAGGTCGATTTCTCGAGTAAGTATGAGCGCGCTTGTGAGATAGCGGCCCATCCCTGGGGTGTTGATCTTTCAATGAGGACGATataaggagatgagagcTCTAAAAGTTGACGAAGGTAGAGTTGCCTAGTTGGTAATGTAGGGAAAGAGGTTAGATGGAATGTGGAAAGAATTAGCGATGGGGTCGACGAATGGACATGTCTGCGGTTGAATTGAACGTCGACAGATTCCTCGGGGATGACTATGCAAGAAAATTAGCTTGCATGCTATTACGCATTACATATCTACATACCGTCTGCTATTCTTTGGACGAGGTCAAGGCCATGTCTGGAAGAGTGTACAAATTGATATTTTAACTTGTCCTGTCCTTCCTGCCATCTCCGGCGAGAGGAGAGCAGACCGCCCATGACGTCCATAGTAGCCCTACGAAGCTTAGTAACTAACATTGATAGCATAAACACGAGATCTGCACTTACCAAAGGCCAGATCCAAGGCTAGATGAGAATTCCAAgatttctccttcctttacACTTGTCAACCATTCTCGACCTAACCTtctctccaactcttccagCACATTTTTGACCGCACCATACTCTCCCGGAAGAATTGCAGATGCTTTGGCGAGTTCTCCTTCCGGTGTGCGGTAGGGCTTATCTCTACGCTCCGATTTTGCAACGCTAATGGGTGTAGGAACACTGGGAAGCGCCAAATAAGACTTTCGAATATCTCGAGGGTTGTCCATGACTAGATTATCGTCAATATAGCTCATCTTGATGTCTTTTCGAATCAAATATGCTTACGGTCGATTTGCCTTTGAATACCTCGTTGCATTTCCTCCGGCAAGACCACCATTCCCAGACGCTTGCTTCCAAGGACAGCAGCTGGACTCCTCCGTTCTTCCCGACCAAAATCATAATATTCCCGTTCCGAGGCAGAATTATAGCCTTCTGGCGAATCATCGATGACCAGGTCACTCTCTTCTATTCGCAAGCCTAAAGATGATCCCTTGCTTCCATTACGTCGGACAGGCTGAGCATCCGCCAACTCGATCTCGTCCAAATTTCTGTGTGGTATTGGCGTCCTACCCATTCCTTTAGGTCTCATTCCCATGCTCATAGTCCCTTCCCCAATGAGATCGTTGAATGTGCCATCAATTTCAGGATGGATTGGGGGTTGGGCTACTTGAGCTTGACTTGCCACCGAACGTCGAACTGCAGAAATTGTCGCTGAGGGAAGATGGCTCGCATGAGGTCGAAGTGCGATCCCTGACCTTTGATTGAGCAATCGGTTGGCTCTTGGTAACATTATTAAGCCTGTTGTGTTTTATGAGGAAGTTTGAGAAGATATGCCCCTGTAATTAAAGCATCAAAATACATCTTGTCCCATTCGCCGTCGGTTTGTGGGATGGAGCATTAACTCTGGGGGATATGATATAACTATACGTAATACAGTCTATTCTCAAAAAAATCTTCATTAGTATAACGGTTAGTATAACCGCTTCTCAGTATCTAGTTCTTCTAGTCTGTGCGCGGTAGACCAGGGTTCAACTCCCTGATGGAGAATTATTTTTTcctgttttttttttctgccTCCTGCTTCCTTCCCGACGCAAAGGAATGTGCCAGGGGTTTAAAACGGCGAACTTTTTGCGGAAAAGACTGAAGAGGACTCGCGAAAATTGCAGTTCCCACGGTCTCCCCCAGGATTACTTTTCGGATTTTGCCGGATGACTGGAGTTGTGCCTTCTCGCACTCCTCGCTTCCCCTGGTCTTAGGCTTTCCTTACACACATCCATCAAGTTATGATCACTTGCGCCTTTTAATGGTTGTAAGGCTTTCAAAGCCTATATCATGAAGCGCACAAGTAGACAAATGCTGAATTCAGTAGTAAAACAAGATAATGTTACGGACCCTCTATTACAGTCCGTCATCCCTATCCCCAAGCATGCTGTGCCCATTATCGAAGACTTGCTGCCGGACATCCTCAAACAATGTGACCGCTCAACTATTCTATCTATTATCCAGGTGTCAAAATATTGGAATACTGTCGGCTCGCCGTTGATTTACAAGACAGTCAGGGTGGACTGCgagagatggtggataATACCACGGAAGGAGACCaagcagatgaagaaaggtaCTTGGGTCTTGAGGAAGGTTTTCAGCAGGGAACGAGGGTCTATACTGAATCCTGCTAAAGAAGCTGATGAAGGTCGTGTCATCAACTACAACAGACTACATATCGATCATCATCGACCTGTCTCCCCATACTTTGCCTACACCCGCCATCTAACCATTCGTTGCCACAACGAAGGCTGCGCATCGGCCATAttcccttcccctcgaGAGACCCTTCCAAAACTGGAGACTATTGACCTTGAAATCATACCAGGTTCTGAAGACAAGTGCGCATACTcgaaggagatggtgacATCTAACGGCTTTATGAGAGATCTCAGCCCTCGTACGGTAATCTTGTCCAATGTCTTGAGCCTGGGGCGCATCTGCTATGAACATTACCATCCTCCAACTTCTCTTCAAGAAAATGCTGTAAATTCGGTTGCCAAACTAGTCGTTTCCTTACCCAGTTGTCGTCCACCACGTTACACGCTCCAAATCACGAAGAGTCTAGAACGACTGAGAAGGTCGTTCCCTCAAGCGAAGGAGATGGTATTCTTGCTGAAACCCAGGGTGCCGAATGAAAAATTAGATGAATATGCCGAGCTTGAGAAGACAAACGGTGATCAGGACCAGTTTTATCAAGCAGAAACCGCTGACACATACTCGGCCGAATTGTCACGTCTGTTTGCGTATTGGGGGAGTCCCATCACCATAGTAGGGCTAGAGAACCTGGGAGATGATTGGTACAAATCACTGGCAAGGAACCCTACGGCTGAGGAGGTGGTGAATGAGAGCAAAAGGCGAGGGGGGGctgagagaagaatggataTCAAGGTAGTTACATTGCATGACTGGCTGAGAGATGAGTCGAATTGGGAAGGTGTGTTCACCACACAAGAAAGAGAGTTCTGGCTCGGAGAGTAGAATTATGTTAGTAGGGTGATTAACTGAGATTATGCTTCCATTGCTAATGCTTATATCCCAATTAGTCTTCTTAAATTCGTCAAGTTGTCATGTTAATTCTATGCAATAAGAGATGGACACTTCCGGGCGAAGCGAATGTGACTTCCAGTGTACGTACTTtgggaaagaaaatggcCCAAACAAATTGGAGGGTCGGTCGATCTTCCGTTAAAGTCACCTTTGTCTACGTAATTATGTTAAAATATGAGGCTTATTGGTAACAACGCTTAGCTCTCTACCCAGCCATAGTCAGAAAATTATGGCTTAACTGGTATCAAAGCTTAGCTCTGTATTCAACCAGAGTCAGCAGATAGAAGAAAGCAGTTCCGTACTGTTGGATGAGCGAGAAAATGGGAGCCTGAAATACGGAGGATTCGGAGAGAAATGGTTTGTGGCGTGGTCGTTGGGTGGTCGGTTTCTTCACACATTCTATCAGATTCTGTAATAATTTCCTCCATGCATTCATAGACACTTTACAACAGGTACGAGGCTATTACGAACCTATATACATTTCCACGCTCGTCACCACAAGCTAAATGATATCTAGGTATCCGCCTCGCTAAACAGTAAGCATGTATCATCGAATACTTCATCTAACTTCTTTGTTATAGTCCTCTGCAGTCCCAAATCTTTACTCCTACACCAGAACAGTCAACAAATTCGCAAGCTACCCATTCAACAACGCAGGCATCAAATTCATAAGCTCAAACAAAAAAATATGTCTAAATACACCTCTATACGATTACGCATTACATTCAACCATGTCAAATCATTATGGAAGTGCGACTTTCCCCTCGTCAGGTCTAGGCATATTTacgaaaagaaggaaaaggaatgCAATAATAGCCGTTAACTTTGGTATACGTCAGCGGCTCTGGTTCTTCTCAAACTTTCCAAAAGTTTGCTTACCCCATTGACCAAAAACACCAATGTCGGTTTTCCCTCTTCGCTGAGCCATGCAAAAACATACCCAAACACTGAGATCGTAGATACTTGGGCTGGGCAAGGGGTTTAATCAGTTAATATTTCTTTCATATGTCCTCGCAAACACTCACCAATCTTCTCGATCAAAGCAATTGCACTCAGAGCATCCGCCCGCTCTTCAGAATCGACAAAATCCAAGACCACACCTTTACATGCAGATCCCGTCCCAGATGCAAATGGCAAAACACACGCCGCCACATACAGATGCCATCCCTTCGTACTCAAAGTTGTGAGGGCAGTGAGTACCCCATCGGTGAAGATGGACCAACGCAGAAAATAAAGATCAAAGAGGGATCCATGTTTGGCGTCAGTTGGTGCTTGAGCTTGCTCTTGACGAGGTGCGCCGATATCATCGGGCTCCTCGGCTTGGTAAGGGTCTTCAGGATGCTCAGTAGcaggaaaagaaggcacATCTTGTCGGTGTGATACATTTCGTCGACCAGCAGCGATGATACGAGGGAAacagatggagaggaagaatgcCTTGACCAGAAGGTTGAGAGACTACACAACAATGAGCTAATTGAAACTGACAAATACGACAATTGCTACTTACTTGCATGATGCCGCTCTCGCCTGGTTGGAAGCCAAATTTGTCCGTCCCTACGAGTTGAAGTCCCATATGGACATAGCCTGTCGCCAAAACACTAAAAAACGCTCCGCAGGCCAAGAGTAGCAAGTTGTAGTCGCGCTTGATTTTGCCGTTGACGACGGTTTGGGTGGGAACGAAAATCTTGAGAGGGGCAAGAAAcgactttttcttcttctctttgtcGTTGGTATGCTGGTCGTCTTCCGGTGGAATATaagggaggaagatagATCCAAATACCGTGCAGAAGCAGAGTAGGGCGAAGGCGCATTGGAAAGGTGCGAGCAGGCCAAACCACTTGTACGCGAGACCGCCAACTGCATAAGTTTTGTCAAGTCATGAAGACAAAGCGGAGGGAATGATACTCACAAGTGTAGCCGGATGATGAACCCAGCATAATAATACCGGTCAAAACACCGAACTGGCTTGTCCTCTCCTCGGCAGCAACAAGAGTCGAGATGAAGACGTTACTCGCAATTTGATATCCTCCGCCGGAGCCCCACACATTAAAAAGCTGAGTAGTCTGGATGATCTGCATACCGGTAGCACCACCAATAGAGAGGGCATATATCTGAGTGAGGTTCCGCAATGCTGCCCAAAAAGTTTGCTGGAACATGGCCGCTTTGCAGCCAAACTTTTTAATGAACCACCcagtgatgaagagattCGCGATCGCTAGATGATGATTGTCAGCCTGATTTCGTGTTTTTGACGGCCATACACAGATACTTACTGCAAGATGTTGTAACAGTACTCATGATAGCGATTTGTGAAGCACTGTCTGCTTCGATCCTCGGCACCGAACATCTATCGCCTGTTCCAGCCCATTCGTCGTGAGTCTTGTAGTACTCATTACATGTCATGATTCGAAAGGCGTAGATAAGAGAGGTTTGAGTGAATGCAAACGTCAtggcgagaaggaaggacgTAAAAAACACTCTCTGTACGGGTGGGAACCATGATCGGCGAGGCTTATCtgaagggaggagggggatgGCTTCCGTGgacaatgaagaagagccgAGGGCTTGCGAAGATACGCCTAGAGAACGAGACGTGGCAGGAGGGGAAAAAGTGGTATAGGATGGAAGCTTCGCATTGGAACTGAAGCTGCTGAAGGACATCATTCACCACTATGTGGGATAGATAGGGGTCGGGTTCCAAGACATGTTAGTCCGGCTTCTTTTTATAGATTCTTTTAAGACAATAAGAGTATTATCGGATTGGACCGATAGACgtgtggtggtggggatCGCCGATATTTGatcatcattcattcaGTAGTTAGTCCCACCGGTGATCAGTCGTCCgtcgaaaaaaaaaatagcCGACTCTCCGATCAGGCGTGATAACGATGACTCATGAATGATACTACGTACAGTCCACACAGAGCCGATGATTCTCCCCCCCTACACCATACACATTTTTACTTCAACAATACAGCGTAATGGTATCGAATGTGGCTGGAATAGGGGTTGGCAAGCTCACCCCGCCACAGTCCAATCATCACCCTTTGATACGCTTATTTAATTTGGATTCCGCATGCCCAATTACTACTTCTTTTGACATCAGTTTGTGTCAGGGACGTCACGCCGGTCAGCGTAAAAAGCCCGACGCTCAATCGAAGAGGGtggcgagaaggaaggacgaGGACAGAATAGCCGAGGCCCTGAAAGGGAACAGGAGCCGGACTAATGGCTGACCGATGCGACTTTTAGACGTTGGAAGGTCTGgaaggtggaaagaggCAACGGGACTGGGACAAGGTAAGAGAAGACAACAGTATTGATTTTCTGAGGAAAACTATGAAAACTATAAACTACGGTTTATATACTTTTCCTAATTTCCCTTGCTTactcatctttctcatACTGCTGACTCATGTACTGGACGGGGCccgaggagatggtgagcATGCTGACCAGAGCATGTATAGATAGCTCGAGGGAGACGGGAAGGCAGAGAGATGGCTGGAAAGAAACCGAAGGGCGAAGAGAGATGTCGAGAACCCAAAGAGAATTTAGACGATCGGCCGCGATCGTCGGAGGTGGAGGTACTTTGGTTCGGCGGCAgagagaggtggaggtttCGGGTATCACTTCTGCATAGCGTCGTGACAGTTTGCCTAATTGTCAAGTCTAAGGATGATGTCTTGTATGGATTTATTGTACATTTATTTGACAACTGTCAAAAGAGTGCGATGAAAATTTATTGAAAACGTTGCAAAGTACGGGTGATTTGATCACTGTTTCTTCAAGTTGTACAAAGCAAAAACCAGACGGTCAACTgcctcctcaaccttcttctcggtAGGTTTTGAACCGACTGTTCGAGTGCACCATTGGTTTTAGTTGTACTTCAAGCATCATCCTGATTAGGGTAGAAAAAGGATACTACTCACGCTCATGACCGGCATTTTCATAAATGCGGCCGAGGCTATGCAAAGTATTATTAGCTTTCTCATCAATTATTATTACTGATAAAAATAGATGAACTCACAAAACCCCCTTATTCTCAGACTTTCCAGCTAGTTTTATTAGCAGAGACAGTCAATAAAAGCCATAAATAGCAATAACCATGGTAGACTGACCTTGGAGCTCCGCCAGGAACTTGAGAGAATGACTAGGAACGACCCGGGTGTCATGATCGCCAGTAGTTATAAGCACAGCGGGATACTGAACGGCGGGATCGGCATCTATATTGTGAAGAGGTGAAGTGGCAAGTAGAATGGGGAAGTCCTCAGCCTTCTCGGGAGACCCATACTCGTCCATCCAGATACGACCAAGAGTCTAAAAACATAATAAGCTTTTGTCTCGGTTAGAAAGAGACGTGAAAAGACATACGAATTTATGATACCTCAGAAGATCGGTGATGGCAACATCGGGGAAAACAACAGAATACAAGCTTGGGTTGCGAACCATGGCAGCCGACACCAGAAGGCCCCCGTTTGATGTTCCATAGGTTGCAGTGAGCGCCGGAATTGTGAGGCCTTTCCCTTGCAGGTACTTGGCTGCCCAAGCAAAGTCATCCCATCCTACCCATCGCTTGATACCGAGCGCGGCTTCATGCCATTTAGGACCATattctccacctccacgAATGCCAGCAACAGCGACGCTACAGGTAGAATAAGCCTAAATGATGTGGTGGACCATTATTTGCGTACTTACATCCCTCTGAGGTTGCGCATGAATGCTGCAAACATGGGGTCAAAGTGGggagcagaaggagaacaGAAACCGCCATAAGCGTGAATCAATGTTGGGCTAGGCTTGGTTAAATCGAGATCGTGGGCATGGCAGATGAACATCGGGATCTTGACGCCATCATGGGACTCGTAAAACAACTGCGAACAGACAAGAGTCTCTTGGGGCACTGTGTGAGACCTCGAAATGCTACTGATCTTGatgtccttctcctccttgtGATTTTTAACTAATCTCCCTCGAAGCACGTAAGGAGGAGCAACAAAGGTGTTTATTGAAAAATAGAAGTCGTTCGAGTCTGGTCGGCTTTGGACTTCGTTGATGGAGGCATGTTGAGGTATGACGACTTGATCTTCAGTTGGTGATTGGTCGGcgacctcttcctctggaACAGGCACTTCCACATCTGGATCAA includes the following:
- a CDS encoding 3-methyl-2-oxobutanoate hydroxymethyltransferase, which encodes MLPRANRLLNQRSGIALRPHASHLPSATISAVRRSVASQAQVAQPPIHPEIDGTFNDLIGEGTMSMGMRPKGMGRTPIPHRNLDEIELADAQPVRRNGSKGSSLGLRIEESDLVIDDSPEGYNSASEREYYDFGREERRSPAAVLGSKRLGMVVLPEEMQRGIQRQIDLMDNPRDIRKSYLALPSVPTPISVAKSERRDKPYRTPEGELAKASAILPGEYGAVKNVLEELERRLGREWLTSVKEGEILEFSSSLGSGLWATMDVMGGLLSSRRRWQEGQDKLKYQFVHSSRHGLDLVQRIADVIPEESVDVQFNRRHVHSSTPSLILSTFHLTSFPTLPTRQLYLRQLLELSSPYIVLIERSTPQGWAAISQARSYLLEKSTSENPLHVVAPCPHDGKCPLVGTKDVCGYSQRLQRPSFLRKTKHSTRGEEEKGYCYLVIAKGERPSVGTVDENMKVAGRMGKVGREAAEKALIKSQGRSIIQEVEGHEAVMEVVHLHEMEPGMEKYFEGVLPSVNSDGLEESLRKEAYSWPRMVAPPMKRKGHVTMDTCCPDGNIQRLTYTKSHSKQSYHDARKSSWGDLFPHTSKGKPVIRTRGVRRLAKSGNSEDADVIISELLSASLEEEMELEKAMEAVEVDELKELEMLGIKIPRAEVSKEKQNDDVLMWQSNKNGPFASGQKRSYSTLTSTRSTSRPKASPLVQTRSMSARPFPPTKPKATLSSLLSLAKSGTPISVLTAYDYPTALLSESCNLDMTLVGDSLSQVALGHETTTAITLDEMIHHARTVVRGAKSPFVFADMPFGSFETSLEEGIRNVLRMVKEGGVDGVKIEGGREIVPLVRRLSAIGIPVMPHLGLQPQRATSLSGYLVQGRTAQAAYEILQSARELANAGAFAFLLEAMPSKVAKLVTEEVSKKGVFTIGIGAGNGTSGQVLVITDVLGVYAEDPTEDVATPIVTEETELVSTPRDLTKPLDAPRFVRQFGSLGQEMRRAVRAYVQAVKERSFPDSKESYGMKKEEWEAFLEMVKNEKIQH